GCTCCGATGCTCGGCCAGCCACTCCATGGAGCGCCAACCCGTTCTCACCGATCCGAGCGCGGCCAGCACCTCTGTCGCTTCCGAGAAGGACAGCGCCTCCAGGCGTTCGCGCGCCGCGGGCTCCAGGGCAGGAAGCTGCTCCTCCAACAGGCCGAGCAACTCGCCCGGAGGAAGACCCAGGGCCTGGGCCTTCTGCTCCACCACCGCCCGCGTCTCCACGGGCCATGCCGCCAGGGAGAGCCGCTCGAAGGAGCGGCCACAGTCCAGCTTCCGGGCCCCCGCCTCCACGAACAAGGGCAGTCCCCGCGCCGAGGGCCCCGCCACCTCTCCCACCGTCACGCTCGTGCCGTACTCCCGGGCCAGGGCCACCAGCGCACGCAGCATCGCCACATCCGGCTCCCCCTCACCGAGCGCCGAGGCAGGAACCCGGAGAAACCGGACCGGGGTGCGGCCCGGGCCCAGTCCTTCGAGCAGCGCTCGGGCCGTGTCCATCAAGGTCGCGAATCCGGTCTCGGGGAGAGGCAGCGTCAGCTCCAGGGGAAGCTCCCGCTCCCGCAGCGGAGCCACCAGCGCGCTCACCGCCTCCACCGCCGCCGCCGTGTCCAGCCGCGACACGTCCAGCGACACCAGTGAGAACCCCGCATCCACCAGGTGAAAGATGGCCTCTTGCTGGGATTGCAGGCCCTCGGGTCCGGACGGGGAGACCCGCACGGGCCCCGCCTGAAGAAACAGGGGACGCCGGTGCTCGGCCTCCTCCGCCGCCGCCTTCACCGCCGCCAGGAAGCGCGCCCCCGCCCCCCGGTCCGCCAAGGGGTGCGGACAGGCCAACCCCAGCACCGCATCCTCCGCCCGCGCCGCGCGCAGCAACCCTGGAAGGGCCGCCTTCGCCTGAACCGGCAGGCACGGCAACGCCACGGGGACGCCGTCCAACGCCCGGAGCAGCTCATGGGGGCTGAGAACCGGCAATCGGGAGCCCGGCCCCAGCCGCGCCACCGCGTTGGCGGGCCGCAATGTCAGCACCTTGTCCAGCACACTCATCGGAAGCCGTTATGTGCCGGCTCTGCCTGCTCCGCAAGCCAACTGCCGCGGGCAACGTCCGTTGCCCACCGCTCCGGGCCCCGCTCTTCAGTGCACCTCACCCAGGTGCGCGTACGTCTCGCTTTCGATCTGGATGGTGGTGTGATCGATCCCGAAGCGGTCGAACAGCTCGTGCTTCACCGAGGAGAGGATCTCATCGTTGTTGCAGACCATGGGGTTGGCCACCACCAGGTGCGCCGAGAGCGCGTACAGCCCGCTGGAGATGGTCCACACGTGCAGATCATGCACGGCGCTTACCCCCTGCACCCGCATCAGCAGCGCCTTCACCGCCTCCAGATCCACGTGCGCGGGCACGGCCTCCAGGAGCACGTCCACCGCGTCCCGCACCAGCCGGACGGCGCCCACGACGATGACCACCGAGATGAGCAGGGAGATGAGGGGATCCACGGCATACCAGCCCGTCATCGCCATGATGCCGGCGCCCACGAGCACCCCCACGCTGGACAGCGCATCCCCCAGCACGTGCAGGAACGCGCCGCGCACATTCATGGAGTGCGTCCGGTGCAGGAAAGCCAGCGCCGTCAGGTTCGCCACCAGGCCCACGAGTGCCACCACCGCCATGGGCCCCAACTGGACAGGGGTGGGCTCCCGGAAGCGCTGCCAGGCCTCGAAGACGATGAACGCCGTCAGCGCCAGCAGCAGCACGCCATTGAGGAGCGCGCTGAGGATCTCCATCCGGTAATAGCCGTAGGTCTTCTTCAGGTCCGCCGGCTTGCCCGAGAACCAGAGCGCCAGCAGGCTCAGCGCCAGCGCGGAGACGTCCGTCACCATGTGGCCCGCGTCGGCCATCAACGCCAACGACTGGGTCAGGTAGCCGCCAATGGCCTCGGCCAGCGCGATGGTGGCAGTGAGCACCAAGGCAAACAGCAGCCGTTTGCGATCCTTTCGCCGCTCGTCCGCCAGCTGGGAGGGCCTCCCAGGAGGCTGGCCGTGCCCATGCCCATGCCCATGCGAGTGGTCATGGCCGTGGTGCTCATGCCCATGCC
This genomic window from Stigmatella ashevillena contains:
- a CDS encoding cation diffusion facilitator family transporter — its product is MTTSAHPPGKTKHAHGGGHGHEHHGHDHSHGHGHGHGQPPGRPSQLADERRKDRKRLLFALVLTATIALAEAIGGYLTQSLALMADAGHMVTDVSALALSLLALWFSGKPADLKKTYGYYRMEILSALLNGVLLLALTAFIVFEAWQRFREPTPVQLGPMAVVALVGLVANLTALAFLHRTHSMNVRGAFLHVLGDALSSVGVLVGAGIMAMTGWYAVDPLISLLISVVIVVGAVRLVRDAVDVLLEAVPAHVDLEAVKALLMRVQGVSAVHDLHVWTISSGLYALSAHLVVANPMVCNNDEILSSVKHELFDRFGIDHTTIQIESETYAHLGEVH